The proteins below come from a single Fastidiosipila sanguinis genomic window:
- a CDS encoding cyclic-di-AMP receptor, translated as MKLIFTIVHDDDSSRVMGALNKEGYRITKLSSTGGFLRSGNTTLMCGVEDDQVKEALDIIRDHSSSRKVAVDASSLGATTMGYGAYPVEVNVGGATVFIVNVEYFEKM; from the coding sequence ATGAAATTAATTTTCACTATAGTTCATGATGATGATAGTAGTAGAGTTATGGGTGCTCTAAACAAGGAAGGTTATAGAATTACAAAACTAAGCTCTACAGGTGGTTTCTTACGTTCTGGTAATACTACTTTGATGTGTGGTGTTGAGGATGATCAAGTTAAAGAAGCTTTGGATATTATTAGAGATCACTCAAGTTCCAGAAAAGTTGCAGTTGATGCAAGTAGTCTAGGTGCTACAACAATGGGCTATGGAGCATATCCAGTAGAAGTTAATGTTGGTGGTGCAACAGTTTTCATAGTAAATGTTGAATATTTTGAAAAAATGTAA
- the tmk gene encoding dTMP kinase: MKKGLFITIEGGDGVGKGTQVKFIQEYLLSQNIDYISLREPGGSRIGEAIREILLDKDNLNMTAEAELLLFNAGRAQLVEELVKPTIAKGTWVISDRFYDSSIAYQVGGRGLNERQAREIIEFACQGLEPDVTIYLDLSVDEAIKRREKREIETNTSEDRMELESTNFARRVRDKYLEIAASEPRVKTVDAGGSIQEVSSKIKEILDELIKDFRGGKL, from the coding sequence ATGAAAAAGGGACTATTTATAACAATTGAAGGTGGTGACGGAGTTGGTAAAGGAACTCAGGTCAAATTTATTCAAGAGTATTTATTGTCCCAAAATATAGATTATATTTCACTAAGAGAGCCTGGTGGCAGTAGAATTGGTGAGGCGATTAGAGAAATTTTACTGGACAAAGATAATCTAAATATGACAGCGGAGGCTGAACTACTGCTATTTAATGCTGGTAGAGCTCAGTTGGTTGAAGAATTAGTTAAACCAACAATAGCTAAAGGTACTTGGGTTATATCGGATAGATTTTATGATTCAAGTATTGCCTATCAAGTTGGAGGTAGAGGCCTTAACGAAAGACAGGCTCGTGAAATAATTGAATTTGCTTGCCAAGGACTGGAACCTGATGTGACTATCTATTTAGATCTCTCTGTAGATGAAGCTATTAAGCGCAGAGAGAAAAGAGAGATTGAAACTAATACCTCAGAAGACAGAATGGAATTGGAAAGTACGAATTTTGCTCGCAGAGTGAGAGATAAATATCTTGAAATAGCGGCAAGTGAGCCTAGAGTAAAAACTGTAGATGCTGGTGGTAGTATTCAAGAGGTCAGCTCAAAAATAAAAGAAATTCTAGATGAATTAATAAAAGATTTCAGAGGAGGTAAATTATGA
- a CDS encoding type I phosphomannose isomerase catalytic subunit, which produces MNKIFKLKPAISPKVWGGTRLANEFDKAEPGTQIGETWEISAHADGEAIIENGELAGKTLAAVVKENPEVMGTYPNEIGYFPILTKFIDAKSALSIQVHPDDEYAHKNEGDNGKTEMWYIIGAEEGSFIYLGPKETLNEAEAREKLKDGTFAELLRPFEVQPGDCFYVPSGTIHAIGVGVLVYEIQQSSNITYRLFDYNRPGSDGKPRELHVEQSFAVMDLDPVDMKNVSLAKDRKSGEEKLFYGKHFQTDLITVDGERNLEVGDESFLGLTIIEGEAKASRGNEEVELKLGETIFVPAGSDSVLLSGNCRAIISRVQPSESDV; this is translated from the coding sequence GTGAACAAAATTTTTAAATTGAAACCAGCAATATCTCCAAAAGTATGGGGTGGTACTAGACTTGCAAATGAATTTGATAAGGCTGAGCCTGGTACTCAAATAGGTGAAACTTGGGAAATCTCTGCACACGCAGATGGCGAAGCAATTATAGAAAATGGCGAACTTGCAGGTAAAACTTTGGCAGCAGTTGTTAAAGAAAACCCTGAAGTAATGGGAACATACCCTAATGAAATTGGATACTTCCCAATCTTAACTAAATTTATTGATGCTAAATCAGCTCTATCTATACAAGTACACCCAGATGATGAATACGCCCACAAAAATGAGGGAGATAATGGTAAAACAGAAATGTGGTACATTATCGGCGCTGAAGAAGGTAGTTTCATCTATCTTGGCCCAAAAGAAACTCTTAATGAAGCGGAAGCTAGAGAGAAACTTAAAGATGGTACTTTTGCAGAGTTATTAAGACCATTTGAAGTTCAACCAGGAGACTGTTTCTACGTACCTTCAGGCACTATTCATGCAATTGGTGTTGGTGTTCTTGTGTACGAGATTCAACAAAGCTCAAACATTACATACAGATTATTTGACTACAATAGACCAGGAAGCGACGGTAAGCCTAGAGAATTACACGTAGAGCAATCTTTCGCAGTTATGGATCTAGACCCAGTAGATATGAAAAATGTCTCATTAGCTAAAGATAGAAAATCTGGTGAAGAGAAATTATTCTACGGCAAACATTTCCAAACTGACCTAATCACAGTTGATGGAGAAAGAAACCTAGAAGTTGGCGATGAAAGTTTCTTAGGCTTAACAATCATCGAAGGTGAAGCAAAAGCTAGCCGAGGAAATGAAGAAGTTGAACTTAAATTAGGTGAAACAATATTTGTTCCTGCCGGTTCTGATTCAGTATTGTTATCTGGTAATTGTAGGGCTATTATAAGTAGAGTTCAACCTTCTGAAAGTGATGTATAA